In one uncultured Devosia sp. genomic region, the following are encoded:
- a CDS encoding ABC transporter substrate-binding protein, whose product MSNTVTILLAGLFLAGTASLATAQETLTIGVQESGTVQWEIETIKALHLDEKHGVTLDIRPLADSRAGQVALLTGAVDVILSDFVWVSLQRADGNMVTMVPHSLAVGGLMVSQQSGIAAPADLAGKTIAVAGGPVDKSWIILQAWYNQATDRNLVDDIRANYGAAPLVNELLATGSVDAALNFWQWNARAKSAGMAELVSVASMLEDLGVSEQPPLLGWTFTDETATEKTAALTAFLDASFEAKSIMRSDDAVWFDLADLMVGKTDDLDLWAQLRDDYIAGIVSGYDPANTGPAEETFALLAQYGGSDLVGTQSELAPGTFWQGYRK is encoded by the coding sequence ATGTCCAACACTGTGACCATCCTGCTCGCCGGCCTTTTCCTGGCCGGCACAGCCAGCCTTGCTACGGCACAGGAAACCCTCACCATCGGCGTGCAGGAAAGCGGCACGGTCCAGTGGGAGATCGAAACCATCAAGGCGCTGCATCTCGACGAGAAGCACGGCGTCACGCTCGACATCCGCCCGCTCGCCGATAGCCGCGCCGGACAGGTCGCCCTCTTGACCGGTGCCGTCGATGTCATCCTCTCCGACTTCGTCTGGGTCTCGCTGCAGCGCGCCGACGGCAACATGGTCACCATGGTGCCTCACTCCCTGGCCGTTGGTGGCCTGATGGTGTCCCAGCAGAGCGGCATTGCCGCGCCTGCCGATCTCGCCGGCAAGACCATTGCCGTCGCTGGCGGCCCCGTCGACAAGAGCTGGATCATTCTGCAGGCCTGGTACAATCAGGCCACGGACCGGAACCTGGTCGACGACATCCGCGCCAACTACGGCGCCGCGCCTCTGGTCAACGAACTCCTCGCCACCGGCAGCGTCGATGCGGCGCTGAACTTCTGGCAGTGGAATGCCCGCGCCAAATCCGCCGGCATGGCCGAGCTGGTCTCCGTTGCCAGCATGCTCGAAGACCTTGGCGTCTCCGAACAGCCGCCCCTGCTGGGCTGGACCTTTACCGACGAAACCGCCACCGAAAAGACTGCGGCCCTCACCGCCTTCCTCGACGCATCTTTCGAGGCCAAGTCGATCATGCGGAGCGACGACGCGGTCTGGTTCGACCTTGCCGACCTGATGGTGGGCAAGACCGACGATCTCGACCTTTGGGCCCAGCTGCGCGACGACTATATCGCCGGCATTGTCAGCGGTTACGATCCAGCCAACACCGGGCCTGCCGAAGAAACCTTCGCGCTGCTCGCCCAATATGGCGGCAGCGACCTCGTCGGCACACAGAGCGAACTGGCGCCAGGCACTTTCTGGCAAGGATACCGGAAATAA
- a CDS encoding sorbosone dehydrogenase family protein → MSSNTGLNSIFANIVAAIGGAAVAIRHSGDGPRPPVFGPNPKMPAAKAQGAIPTLKMPTAMGWEANRTPKAAPGLKVNAFARNLVHPRNMHVLANGDVLVAESMGESGKPVGIFDHAMAVTMKRARAAGTSPNRVTLLRDADGDGVAETSHALIENVRQPFGIVYLDGTLYVGASDALLAYPYELGTTKVTAQPKKLMDLIPGGHWTRNLIASKDGQKLYVAVGSQSNIGDAGMAAELNRACIFEYDIASGTSRIFAGGLRNPVGMAWEPTTDTLYTVVNERDGLGDETPPDYLTSVRDGGFYGWPFSYWGVVDDRVTQDPAHPAATQDHPDFALGGHTASLGLCYLPEGTLPGFPAGMAIGQHGSWNRSKLSGYKLTFVTFENGKPTGLPRDVLTDFLSPDEKYSYGRPVGVALASDGAVLMADDVGDVIWRVTAA, encoded by the coding sequence ATGAGCTCGAACACCGGCCTCAATTCCATCTTTGCCAATATCGTGGCCGCCATCGGCGGTGCAGCCGTCGCCATCCGCCATTCCGGCGACGGCCCGCGCCCGCCCGTTTTCGGCCCCAACCCGAAGATGCCGGCTGCAAAGGCTCAGGGCGCCATTCCCACGCTCAAGATGCCGACCGCCATGGGCTGGGAAGCCAATCGCACCCCCAAAGCTGCGCCTGGCCTCAAGGTCAACGCCTTCGCCCGCAACCTCGTCCACCCGCGCAACATGCATGTCCTGGCCAATGGCGACGTGCTGGTCGCCGAATCCATGGGTGAATCGGGCAAGCCCGTCGGCATTTTCGACCACGCCATGGCCGTCACCATGAAGCGCGCCCGTGCCGCCGGCACCAGCCCCAACCGCGTCACCCTGCTGCGTGACGCCGATGGCGATGGCGTGGCCGAAACCAGCCATGCCCTGATCGAAAACGTCCGCCAGCCCTTCGGCATCGTCTACCTCGATGGCACGCTCTATGTCGGCGCCAGCGACGCCCTGCTGGCCTATCCCTATGAGCTCGGCACGACGAAGGTCACCGCCCAGCCGAAAAAGCTGATGGACCTCATCCCCGGCGGTCATTGGACGCGCAATCTCATCGCCAGCAAGGACGGCCAAAAGCTCTATGTCGCCGTCGGTTCGCAAAGCAATATTGGCGATGCCGGCATGGCCGCCGAACTGAACCGCGCCTGCATCTTCGAATATGACATCGCCAGCGGCACATCCCGCATCTTTGCGGGCGGCCTGCGCAATCCCGTCGGCATGGCTTGGGAACCGACCACCGACACGCTCTATACCGTCGTCAACGAGCGCGATGGCCTCGGCGACGAAACGCCGCCCGACTACCTGACCTCGGTCCGCGATGGCGGCTTTTACGGCTGGCCCTTCTCCTATTGGGGTGTCGTCGATGACCGCGTCACCCAGGACCCGGCCCACCCTGCCGCCACCCAGGACCACCCCGACTTTGCCCTCGGCGGCCACACGGCGTCCCTCGGCCTTTGCTACCTGCCAGAAGGCACCCTGCCCGGCTTCCCCGCCGGCATGGCCATCGGCCAGCATGGCTCGTGGAACCGCTCCAAGCTCAGCGGCTACAAGCTGACCTTCGTCACCTTCGAAAATGGCAAGCCAACAGGCCTGCCCAGGGATGTCCTCACCGACTTCCTCTCGCCCGACGAGAAATACTCCTACGGACGTCCCGTTGGCGTGGCGCTGGCCAGCGATGGCGCAGTGCTGATGGCCGACGACGTCGGTGACGTCATCTGGCGCGTCACGGCCGCCTGA
- a CDS encoding SH3 domain-containing protein: MHFLARLLTAVVLFAAASTTASFALSESGTHAWSTDTLTLRNGPGRAYAVSGSVQADSAIKVLRCQRNWCLVDSDTGRGWSVKGPIDFGDIPATYDRGGTVCFYTGTNYTGTEYCYSTGNVIRDLALSGLDNAFASVRIEGTNVSACRDRFFQSYCERITVSQPVLDQYLVRNLSSIRVH, from the coding sequence ATGCACTTCCTTGCCCGCCTTCTGACAGCAGTCGTGCTTTTTGCCGCTGCCAGCACCACCGCCAGCTTTGCCCTTTCCGAGTCCGGCACCCATGCCTGGAGCACCGACACGCTCACCCTGCGCAATGGTCCGGGCCGCGCCTATGCCGTTTCCGGAAGCGTCCAGGCCGATAGCGCCATCAAGGTCCTGCGCTGCCAGCGCAATTGGTGCCTGGTCGACAGCGACACCGGCCGCGGCTGGTCCGTCAAGGGTCCGATCGATTTCGGCGACATCCCGGCGACCTATGATCGCGGCGGCACGGTCTGCTTCTATACCGGCACCAACTATACTGGCACCGAATACTGCTACAGCACCGGCAATGTCATTCGCGACCTGGCCCTGTCGGGTCTGGATAATGCCTTCGCATCGGTCCGCATCGAAGGCACCAATGTCTCCGCCTGCCGCGACCGCTTCTTCCAGTCCTATTGCGAGCGCATCACCGTTTCGCAGCCCGTGCTGGACCAGTATCTGGTGCGCAATCTGTCTTCGATCCGCGTCCACTGA
- a CDS encoding SH3 domain-containing protein translates to MNRHTRKMLLNVATGVAVAATALVVFLPAANAAPGTVTSNVNVRSGPGTNYGVVDTVRRGTQVDVQQCQGSWCYIAKPGPDGWVSATYLNAGGGAPVNPSQPGISFGFGGNGGPNITIGIGNGQPQVQPPRPPVQPPVVRPPVVQPAYGEVCFFDGTRYRGASFCLQSGDNMRNLGDWADMISSIDNPDGLNVQVCSEANYRNCRTYTTSASALGDFDDYIVSVRVR, encoded by the coding sequence ATGAACCGTCATACCCGCAAGATGCTGCTGAATGTCGCCACCGGCGTTGCCGTTGCCGCAACCGCCCTGGTGGTTTTCCTGCCAGCCGCCAACGCGGCCCCAGGCACAGTGACCAGCAATGTCAACGTCCGCTCTGGCCCGGGCACCAACTATGGCGTCGTCGATACCGTGCGCCGCGGTACGCAGGTTGATGTTCAGCAGTGCCAGGGCTCCTGGTGCTATATCGCCAAGCCCGGCCCGGACGGCTGGGTTTCGGCCACCTATCTCAATGCCGGCGGCGGTGCTCCGGTCAATCCGAGCCAGCCCGGCATTTCCTTTGGTTTTGGCGGCAATGGCGGCCCCAACATCACCATCGGCATTGGCAACGGCCAGCCGCAAGTCCAGCCGCCGCGCCCACCAGTACAGCCGCCCGTCGTGCGGCCGCCAGTAGTTCAGCCGGCTTACGGCGAAGTCTGCTTCTTCGATGGCACCCGCTATCGCGGCGCCAGCTTCTGCCTGCAGTCCGGCGACAACATGCGCAATCTCGGTGATTGGGCGGACATGATCTCCTCCATCGACAATCCCGATGGCCTCAATGTGCAGGTCTGTTCGGAAGCCAACTACCGCAATTGCCGCACCTATACGACCAGCGCTTCGGCCCTGGGCGACTTCGACGACTACATCGTCTCGGTCCGTGTGCGCTAA
- a CDS encoding acyl-CoA thioesterase, producing the protein MTSDDVEPKGTLTIRTLAMPADTNPAGDIFGGWVLSQMDIAGSIAAVERVKGRTVTVAVEAMTFIAPVKVGDVLCIYTTVERVGNTSITVGMEAWARRNRLADRVKVTEGRFVYVALNEDGSKRRIDPA; encoded by the coding sequence ATGACTTCAGATGACGTCGAGCCCAAGGGCACGCTGACCATCCGCACCCTCGCCATGCCCGCCGATACCAATCCCGCCGGCGACATCTTCGGCGGCTGGGTCTTGAGCCAGATGGACATTGCCGGCTCCATCGCCGCCGTCGAACGCGTCAAGGGCCGCACCGTTACCGTGGCGGTCGAAGCCATGACCTTCATCGCCCCGGTCAAGGTGGGCGACGTGCTCTGCATTTACACAACGGTGGAACGCGTCGGAAACACCTCCATCACTGTCGGGATGGAAGCCTGGGCTCGCCGCAATCGCCTCGCCGATCGCGTCAAGGTCACCGAGGGCCGCTTCGTTTACGTTGCTCTTAACGAAGACGGTAGCAAGCGCCGGATCGACCCCGCCTGA
- a CDS encoding thymidine kinase → MAKLYFHYAAMNAGKSTLLLQAAHNYRERGMRPLLYTCAAYSGGQPGVISSRLGIAEPAELYDDPDDLFTRIRDENETSKVDCVFLDEVQCLTRQHVWQLARVADRLNIPVMCYGLRTDFLGHPFVGSAELLAIADTLREIRTICECGAKATMVVRRDQHGRVQTEGSTVEPEKADYISLCRKHWEEAFGRWPVKGP, encoded by the coding sequence ATGGCCAAGCTCTATTTTCACTACGCGGCGATGAATGCCGGCAAGTCCACCTTGCTGCTGCAGGCCGCCCACAATTACCGCGAGCGCGGCATGCGTCCGCTGCTCTACACCTGTGCCGCCTACTCGGGTGGCCAACCGGGCGTCATCAGTTCGCGCCTCGGCATTGCCGAACCAGCCGAGCTTTATGATGACCCCGATGACCTGTTCACGCGCATCCGCGACGAGAACGAGACCTCCAAGGTCGATTGCGTTTTCCTCGACGAGGTACAGTGCCTGACGCGCCAGCACGTCTGGCAATTGGCCCGCGTCGCCGACCGCCTCAACATTCCGGTCATGTGCTACGGCCTGCGCACCGACTTCCTCGGTCACCCTTTTGTGGGCTCGGCCGAACTGCTGGCCATTGCCGATACGCTGCGCGAGATTCGCACCATTTGCGAATGCGGCGCCAAGGCCACCATGGTCGTTCGTCGCGACCAGCATGGCCGCGTACAGACCGAAGGTAGTACAGTCGAACCCGAAAAAGCCGACTATATCTCGCTGTGCCGAAAGCACTGGGAAGAAGCCTTTGGCCGCTGGCCCGTGAAAGGACCCTGA
- a CDS encoding DMT family transporter has protein sequence MSRPIAALMLLICTMLWGFAFVAQKSAMDSMGPLTFAGVRYIIGGLLVLPLAHWERNHRKVELTRANWLLILVMSSVFFMGSWLQQAGLATTTATNGGFLTGLYVFFVPVLGFLLFRSRPHPIIYVCVPLALIGIYYLNGGGLDTFNGGDGLITIGAVFWALHVILLGRIASSTGLPVFVSAISFLFAGVVALSLAFIVETPTLEGITGGWIEIAYAAVLSTGVAFTFQAIGQQYVPPANAAVILSAETLFAALGGALLLGDRLPPIGYAGAALVFAAILAVEALPPLWARRRAHIPRTTN, from the coding sequence ATGTCCCGCCCCATCGCTGCCTTGATGCTCCTGATCTGCACCATGCTCTGGGGCTTTGCCTTCGTGGCGCAGAAATCCGCCATGGATTCCATGGGTCCGCTGACCTTTGCCGGCGTGCGCTACATCATCGGCGGGCTGCTGGTCCTGCCGCTCGCGCACTGGGAACGCAACCACCGCAAGGTCGAACTCACCCGTGCCAACTGGCTGCTGATCCTTGTCATGAGTTCGGTCTTTTTCATGGGCTCCTGGCTGCAGCAGGCGGGCCTCGCCACCACCACCGCCACCAATGGCGGTTTCCTCACCGGGCTCTATGTCTTCTTCGTGCCCGTGCTCGGCTTCCTGCTGTTCCGTAGCCGCCCGCATCCGATCATCTACGTCTGCGTACCGCTGGCACTGATCGGCATCTATTACCTCAACGGGGGCGGCCTCGACACCTTCAATGGCGGCGACGGCCTCATCACCATCGGTGCCGTCTTCTGGGCGCTTCATGTCATCCTGCTCGGCCGCATCGCCAGCAGCACCGGCCTGCCGGTCTTCGTCTCGGCCATCAGCTTTCTTTTCGCAGGCGTGGTCGCGCTGAGCCTCGCCTTCATAGTCGAAACGCCAACGCTTGAAGGCATTACCGGCGGCTGGATCGAGATAGCCTACGCCGCCGTGCTGTCGACCGGCGTCGCCTTCACCTTCCAGGCTATTGGCCAGCAGTATGTGCCGCCCGCCAATGCGGCCGTCATCCTCTCCGCCGAAACGCTTTTCGCCGCGCTCGGCGGCGCATTGCTGCTCGGCGACCGTCTGCCACCGATCGGCTACGCCGGCGCAGCCCTGGTGTTCGCCGCAATCCTCGCCGTCGAAGCCCTGCCCCCGCTCTGGGCGCGGCGCAGGGCGCATATCCCGCGCACGACCAACTGA
- a CDS encoding aminotransferase class V-fold PLP-dependent enzyme — protein sequence MTALPLDPARLRENFPAFAEPSLKNQAFFENAGGSYTARHVLDKLDHFFRATKVQPYGVYPASIEAGQAMDRSFERMAAALNVTADWIHFGPSSSANTYVLGNAFAGWLKPGDVVVVTNQDHEANGGAWRRLARMGAEIREWRVDPQTGRLSLADLDRLLDSKVKLIAAPHCSNISGEINPVAEIAARAKSIGAVTAIDGVSYAPHGLPDLAALGADIYFFSAYKVYGPHQGVMAVRPELALSLPNQGHYFNEAKPRYRLTPAGPDHAQIAAASGVVDYLETVASLAGPEIQGADPFRRAHAAMRAQEIALATPLLDYLRGKNNVRIIGPDDPVTRAPTIALGLSEPGAAVATRLARHGIMASGGHFYAYRLLEGVGIAPDHGVLRLSFVHYTTPGEIQQLIEALDEEL from the coding sequence ATGACCGCCCTGCCTCTCGACCCCGCCCGCCTGCGTGAAAACTTTCCCGCCTTTGCCGAGCCCAGCCTCAAGAACCAGGCGTTTTTCGAAAACGCCGGCGGCTCCTATACGGCACGGCATGTGCTCGACAAGCTCGACCACTTCTTCCGCGCCACCAAGGTCCAGCCCTATGGCGTCTATCCTGCATCCATTGAAGCCGGCCAGGCCATGGACCGCAGCTTCGAGCGCATGGCAGCGGCACTCAATGTCACGGCCGACTGGATCCACTTCGGTCCGTCTTCGTCTGCCAATACCTATGTGCTCGGCAATGCCTTCGCCGGTTGGCTCAAGCCCGGCGATGTGGTCGTGGTCACCAATCAGGATCATGAGGCCAATGGCGGTGCCTGGCGCCGATTGGCCAGAATGGGCGCTGAAATCCGCGAATGGCGTGTCGATCCCCAGACCGGCCGCCTGTCGCTGGCCGATCTCGACAGGCTGCTCGACAGCAAGGTCAAGCTGATCGCCGCTCCGCATTGCTCCAATATCTCCGGCGAGATCAACCCGGTCGCCGAGATTGCCGCCCGCGCAAAGTCCATCGGCGCCGTCACCGCCATCGACGGGGTGAGCTACGCACCACACGGCCTGCCCGATCTGGCCGCGCTTGGCGCCGACATCTATTTCTTCTCGGCCTACAAGGTCTATGGCCCCCATCAGGGCGTCATGGCCGTGCGCCCCGAGCTGGCGCTGTCACTGCCCAATCAGGGCCACTACTTCAACGAAGCCAAGCCGCGCTACCGCCTGACCCCGGCCGGCCCCGACCACGCCCAGATCGCGGCCGCCTCCGGCGTCGTCGATTATCTCGAAACTGTCGCCAGTCTTGCCGGTCCTGAAATCCAGGGCGCCGATCCCTTCCGCCGCGCCCATGCAGCCATGCGCGCCCAGGAAATCGCGCTCGCCACACCCCTGCTCGACTATCTGCGCGGCAAGAACAATGTCCGCATCATCGGCCCCGATGATCCGGTGACCCGCGCGCCCACCATCGCCCTTGGCCTCAGCGAACCCGGCGCCGCCGTCGCTACCCGCCTTGCCAGGCACGGCATCATGGCCAGCGGCGGGCACTTTTACGCCTATCGCCTGCTCGAAGGCGTCGGCATCGCGCCCGACCACGGCGTCCTGCGCCTGTCCTTCGTCCACTACACCACGCCTGGGGAAATCCAGCAGCTGATCGAAGCGTTGGACGAGGAACTTTAG
- a CDS encoding Spy/CpxP family protein refolding chaperone — protein sequence MKTISKTAIVALLTATLGTTALVPVFAQETAPQPPHAQQQGNFRHHDQGPGERFSGGLFNVERGAEAIEIALVRLSHRVELTSEQQPLFDSFKASALSAAEDFTTATEGLRPTPPAEGETPTMPNLTERLDNAIALQTARLDALKAVQPTAKAFFDSLTEEQTASLMPQRPEGGFPGFGKHGPRHKGGQEAPGEAPEAPPVN from the coding sequence ATGAAGACGATCTCCAAAACCGCCATCGTGGCACTACTCACCGCAACCCTGGGCACCACAGCCCTGGTTCCGGTCTTCGCGCAGGAAACTGCGCCCCAGCCGCCTCATGCCCAGCAGCAGGGTAATTTCCGACATCACGACCAAGGCCCCGGCGAACGCTTCAGCGGCGGCCTGTTCAATGTCGAACGCGGCGCCGAAGCCATCGAAATCGCCCTGGTCCGCCTCAGCCACCGGGTTGAACTGACCAGCGAACAGCAGCCGCTCTTTGATTCCTTCAAGGCTTCGGCTCTGTCCGCCGCCGAGGATTTCACCACGGCAACCGAAGGCCTGCGGCCGACACCGCCTGCCGAAGGCGAGACACCGACCATGCCGAACCTCACCGAGCGTCTCGACAACGCCATCGCGTTGCAGACGGCGCGCCTTGATGCCCTTAAGGCTGTCCAGCCGACTGCCAAGGCTTTCTTTGACAGCCTGACCGAGGAGCAGACCGCCAGCCTCATGCCGCAGCGCCCGGAAGGCGGCTTCCCCGGCTTCGGCAAGCATGGCCCGCGCCATAAGGGTGGTCAGGAAGCCCCGGGTGAGGCACCCGAAGCACCGCCTGTCAACTGA
- a CDS encoding GNAT family N-acetyltransferase: MVEIVSDPFPSDMDLRALWLSAWEDFGPESFAPILARGIGHAGAYEDELLVGFVNVAWDGGMHAFILDTCVHKDFQRQGIATRLLYRATELARDRGAHWLHVDFEPRLTTLYRAAGFGPTAAGLKRLR, encoded by the coding sequence ATGGTGGAGATCGTCAGCGACCCATTTCCGAGCGACATGGATCTGCGTGCGCTCTGGCTGTCGGCCTGGGAGGATTTCGGGCCGGAGAGCTTTGCACCGATCCTCGCGCGAGGGATCGGCCATGCGGGAGCCTATGAGGACGAGTTGCTGGTCGGCTTCGTCAATGTCGCCTGGGATGGCGGCATGCATGCCTTTATTCTCGATACCTGCGTGCACAAGGATTTCCAGCGGCAGGGCATTGCCACGCGCCTGCTGTACCGGGCGACGGAGCTGGCGCGCGATCGCGGGGCGCATTGGCTGCATGTCGATTTCGAGCCGCGACTCACCACGCTGTATCGCGCCGCGGGGTTTGGTCCGACGGCGGCGGGGCTGAAGCGGCTGCGCTAG
- a CDS encoding CBS domain-containing protein produces MLVETILQTKGGAVHTIAASASLADVVAALNAHNIGALVVTDQTDAVVGIISERDVIRRLGKNIVGTMALHVGDCMTQRVTTCGRQTPVADVMERMTRLRIRHMPVVEDGALVGIISIGDVVKRKIEEVEQEAGALKDYIAG; encoded by the coding sequence ATGCTTGTCGAGACCATCCTGCAAACCAAGGGCGGCGCGGTCCACACCATCGCCGCCAGCGCGAGCCTGGCCGACGTGGTCGCTGCGCTCAATGCCCACAATATTGGCGCCCTCGTCGTCACCGACCAGACCGACGCCGTCGTCGGCATCATTTCCGAACGCGACGTGATCCGTCGCCTCGGCAAGAATATCGTCGGCACCATGGCCCTGCATGTCGGCGACTGCATGACCCAGCGCGTCACCACCTGTGGCCGCCAGACTCCGGTGGCCGATGTCATGGAGCGCATGACGCGCCTGCGCATTCGCCACATGCCGGTGGTCGAGGACGGCGCTCTGGTCGGCATTATCTCCATCGGCGACGTCGTCAAGCGCAAGATCGAGGAAGTCGAACAGGAAGCCGGCGCCCTCAAGGACTATATCGCCGGCTAG
- a CDS encoding DUF4864 domain-containing protein, protein MRMFLALMAMLIGMVVPAVAQDDMPWQASISGQIEALRSNDGEAALGFAGQGFRTPFEGKPDAFLAAIAGSGYGPIVESRSHSFGEFNKVGESVVMQVVKFVGPDQSLYEALYQMADEPDEGWRVQGVVLRKEAGIGI, encoded by the coding sequence ATGCGCATGTTTCTGGCCTTGATGGCGATGCTGATCGGCATGGTGGTGCCGGCTGTGGCACAGGACGATATGCCTTGGCAGGCGAGCATCAGCGGACAAATCGAAGCCTTGCGAAGTAACGATGGCGAGGCGGCGCTTGGTTTTGCCGGGCAGGGGTTCCGCACCCCGTTCGAGGGGAAGCCGGACGCATTTCTCGCGGCGATTGCCGGGTCGGGCTATGGGCCGATCGTGGAGTCGCGGTCTCACAGCTTTGGCGAATTCAACAAGGTCGGCGAGAGCGTGGTCATGCAGGTGGTCAAGTTCGTCGGCCCGGACCAGTCGCTTTACGAGGCGCTGTATCAGATGGCTGACGAGCCGGACGAGGGCTGGCGCGTGCAGGGCGTGGTGCTGCGCAAGGAAGCCGGCATCGGCATCTAG
- a CDS encoding LacI family DNA-binding transcriptional regulator → MSRTPSVKLRDVAQAAGVSQGTASNVFSKPEVVREEVREHVLKVAKELGYAGPSVTGRLLRQGRVNAVGVAAIEPISYFFEDLWARQLMAHISEICDQRGAGVALVSALSDERLDWNIQTALVDGFILLCVEGGERLVDITRKRQLPYVALAIGATDQSIPAIGVDNITGARQAAEHLVGLGHRRFAILSTMVDDEHVGALSVSQMRAAFYTTSRHRAEGYWQALTAAGVDIDAVPILETREDAESTQECMEMLFGGAEKPTAILAMSDKIAMYAVDWLFRHGMTVPGDVSVVGFDGVPEAAVATPKLTTIQQPIGEIARLAVEAALGGGQFEGRTMLQGALVVRETTAPPKA, encoded by the coding sequence ATGAGCCGTACCCCAAGTGTGAAGCTGCGGGATGTGGCGCAGGCCGCGGGCGTATCGCAGGGCACGGCATCCAATGTGTTCAGCAAGCCTGAGGTGGTGCGCGAGGAAGTGCGCGAGCATGTGCTTAAGGTGGCCAAGGAACTTGGCTATGCCGGGCCGAGCGTTACCGGACGGCTGTTGCGGCAGGGCAGGGTCAACGCCGTTGGCGTGGCGGCGATCGAGCCGATCAGCTATTTCTTCGAGGATCTGTGGGCGCGGCAGTTGATGGCCCATATTTCGGAAATCTGCGACCAGCGGGGCGCTGGAGTAGCTCTGGTTTCGGCGCTCAGCGACGAGCGGCTGGACTGGAATATCCAGACGGCGCTGGTGGATGGTTTCATCCTGCTCTGCGTCGAGGGCGGCGAGCGGCTGGTCGATATTACCCGCAAGCGGCAATTGCCCTATGTGGCACTGGCGATCGGGGCGACGGACCAGAGTATTCCGGCAATTGGTGTGGACAATATCACCGGGGCGCGGCAGGCGGCGGAGCATCTGGTCGGGTTGGGGCATAGGCGCTTTGCCATCCTGTCCACCATGGTCGATGACGAGCATGTCGGGGCATTGAGCGTCAGCCAGATGCGGGCGGCGTTCTACACTACCTCGCGGCATCGCGCCGAGGGCTATTGGCAGGCGCTGACAGCGGCGGGCGTCGATATCGACGCAGTGCCGATCCTCGAGACACGGGAAGATGCCGAGAGCACCCAAGAATGCATGGAGATGCTGTTTGGCGGCGCCGAGAAGCCGACCGCCATTCTTGCCATGTCGGATAAGATTGCCATGTATGCGGTGGACTGGCTGTTTCGACACGGCATGACGGTACCGGGCGACGTGTCAGTGGTGGGGTTCGACGGCGTGCCGGAGGCGGCGGTGGCGACGCCCAAGCTGACCACGATCCAGCAGCCAATCGGCGAGATTGCCCGGTTGGCAGTGGAGGCGGCGCTGGGCGGTGGGCAGTTCGAGGGGCGTACCATGCTGCAGGGCGCGCTGGTGGTGCGCGAGACGACGGCTCCGCCCAAGGCATAG